A genomic window from Methanobrevibacter sp. TLL-48-HuF1 includes:
- a CDS encoding multidrug efflux SMR transporter gives MNSWIYLFVAGIFEMGWVLALKFSENFTKLLFAVLTVVFMILSLIFLSFSFKSIPMGTAYACWTAIGAVGVIIFGIFFLGESANLLRLFFIGLVITGIIGLKLTAS, from the coding sequence ATTTATTTGTTGCAGGTATTTTTGAAATGGGCTGGGTTTTAGCTCTAAAATTTTCTGAAAATTTCACAAAATTATTATTTGCAGTTTTAACTGTTGTATTCATGATTTTAAGTTTGATTTTCTTATCATTTTCATTTAAATCAATCCCTATGGGTACTGCTTATGCTTGTTGGACAGCTATTGGAGCAGTTGGTGTTATAATCTTTGGCATTTTCTTTTTGGGAGAATCTGCAAATCTTTTAAGATTATTTTTTATAGGGCTGGTTATAACAGGAATTATTGGACTTAAATTAACTGCTTCCTAA
- a CDS encoding arsenic resistance protein, translated as MEILEKAEPAIIFLAIILGLGLSDISILRNNSESLITLFLCLMLYGLFLEVPLKDLKKSFKDFKFTKTSLIINFIWTPLLGYFLGSLFLKGNTDILIGFIMLILTPCTDWYLVFTKMARGNINLSLSILPINLILQIVLLPVYLILFFSSHNSIDYYEIGYSILIVVIIPFLLAQLTKFLLKNNEKITNFFSSCQIIFLAAAVFGIFNSNGDIVFSNLNSILSIFIPLILFFIINLVLDFIVAKNMKFNYENYASLTMTTLARNSPLALAIAVNSFPGRELILIGLVIGPLIELPVLYGVSKLLLAIKKRY; from the coding sequence ATGGAAATTCTAGAAAAAGCAGAACCAGCAATAATCTTCCTAGCCATCATATTAGGACTTGGATTAAGTGACATATCCATTTTAAGAAACAATAGTGAATCATTAATAACATTATTCCTCTGTCTTATGTTATATGGACTGTTTCTAGAAGTTCCCCTTAAAGATTTAAAAAAGAGTTTTAAAGATTTTAAATTTACAAAAACCAGCTTAATAATTAACTTTATCTGGACACCGTTACTTGGATACTTCCTCGGGTCACTATTTTTAAAAGGAAATACAGATATTCTAATTGGATTTATCATGCTTATCTTAACTCCATGTACTGACTGGTATTTAGTATTTACGAAAATGGCAAGAGGAAATATAAATTTAAGTCTTTCAATCCTTCCAATAAATCTGATACTTCAAATCGTGTTGTTGCCGGTTTATTTAATTCTATTCTTTTCAAGTCACAACTCCATAGATTATTATGAAATCGGATATTCCATATTAATTGTTGTGATAATCCCATTTCTTTTAGCTCAGCTAACTAAATTCCTATTGAAAAATAATGAAAAAATAACCAATTTCTTTTCAAGCTGTCAGATAATCTTTTTAGCTGCTGCAGTATTTGGGATATTTAACAGCAACGGAGATATAGTATTCAGTAATTTAAACTCAATTTTATCAATATTTATCCCATTAATCCTGTTTTTTATTATAAATCTCGTTTTAGATTTCATAGTAGCTAAAAACATGAAATTTAATTATGAAAACTATGCAAGCCTAACAATGACTACTTTAGCTCGAAATTCACCATTGGCACTAGCTATTGCTGTAAATTCATTCCCCGGAAGAGAATTGATATTAATCGGACTGGTAATTGGACCATTAATAGAATTACCTGTTTTATATGGAGTATCAAAGCTATTACTTGCTATTAAAAAAAGATATTAG
- a CDS encoding monovalent cation/H+ antiporter subunit E, with the protein MFLTRLGYGIVYFLDLIYEILKATFDVAVNGIMRQNIDPVVVEIETVLERPVSQTILANSISLTPGTLSVDLDSENNIIKVAAISPRSKEDIIPFEPYIKKMLE; encoded by the coding sequence ATGTTTTTAACTAGACTAGGTTATGGAATTGTTTATTTCTTGGATCTTATTTATGAAATACTTAAAGCAACTTTTGATGTTGCTGTTAATGGAATTATGAGACAAAATATTGATCCGGTAGTTGTAGAAATTGAAACAGTTTTAGAGAGACCTGTTTCTCAAACAATTTTGGCTAACAGTATTTCTTTAACTCCGGGAACTTTGTCAGTTGATTTGGATTCTGAAAATAACATTATTAAAGTAGCTGCTATTTCTCCAAGAAGTAAGGAAGATATTATTCCTTTTGAACCATATATAAAGAAGATGTTAGAGTAG
- a CDS encoding monovalent cation/H+ antiporter complex subunit F, with translation MDILFVSKYFVVVASMIMMLAALRASAYKSTTMGLLSSSVVVVAFALSLLVVGDMYDISFFKDISLALVLFGFIGTVAFAVTQGGDD, from the coding sequence ATGGACATATTATTTGTTTCAAAATATTTTGTGGTTGTTGCATCAATGATAATGATGCTTGCTGCGTTAAGGGCAAGTGCTTATAAATCTACAACAATGGGACTTTTAAGTAGTTCTGTTGTAGTTGTAGCTTTTGCATTATCTTTACTTGTTGTTGGAGATATGTATGACATATCATTCTTTAAAGATATTTCATTAGCTTTAGTGCTTTTTGGATTTATAGGGACTGTTGCTTTTGCTGTTACACAAGGAGGAGATGACTAA
- a CDS encoding cation:proton antiporter, with the protein MFAVELIQSVLLIISAILMIISAIGFLTLDKNMNNLIYARIHIVGVFDVAFIIAMIGLQQYLLAGIYLVIAPFTAHAIANAFYNSEDKVNNLKNKEVEVESSDDENPFVHNINKVKEMENKSDESNDDSIKFSISTLEISEDE; encoded by the coding sequence ATGTTTGCAGTTGAGTTGATTCAGTCTGTTCTTCTTATTATTTCAGCTATTTTAATGATAATATCTGCAATTGGTTTTTTAACTCTGGATAAAAATATGAATAATTTAATTTATGCCAGAATCCATATTGTTGGTGTTTTTGATGTTGCATTTATTATAGCAATGATTGGGTTACAACAATATCTTTTAGCAGGTATTTATTTAGTTATAGCACCATTTACAGCACATGCAATAGCTAATGCTTTTTATAACTCAGAAGATAAAGTAAATAATTTAAAAAATAAAGAAGTGGAAGTTGAAAGTTCAGACGATGAAAATCCGTTTGTTCATAATATAAATAAAGTTAAAGAAATGGAAAATAAATCAGATGAGAGTAATGATGATAGTATTAAATTTTCTATTTCTACATTAGAGATTAGTGAGGATGAATAA
- a CDS encoding DUF4040 domain-containing protein: MNKMLSIILMIITVLSAILALIQKDLLKAAILTGFSGGALAVLFQLLLAPDVALTQAIVGAAIVPVFLALAVKKTQRDGS; the protein is encoded by the coding sequence ATGAATAAGATGTTAAGTATTATATTAATGATTATTACAGTTTTAAGTGCGATTCTTGCTCTTATTCAAAAAGATTTGTTAAAAGCAGCAATTTTAACAGGATTTTCTGGTGGTGCTCTTGCAGTACTTTTCCAACTTTTACTTGCTCCGGATGTTGCTTTAACACAAGCTATTGTTGGTGCAGCTATTGTTCCTGTATTTTTAGCATTGGCTGTTAAGAAAACACAAAGGGATGGTTCCTAA
- a CDS encoding cation:proton antiporter subunit C yields the protein MAYMQLAALFTAGALVVVGLFAAIFIDNIIKKIIGISFIEEGANLFIIAIGYKPGGVVPILMPGMSPSWYAANSAYPLPFGLVLTSIVIGASTLAVMLAIVMVIYKKYGTLSTKVLLADTSKQEEYDE from the coding sequence ATGGCATATATGCAATTAGCAGCATTGTTTACTGCAGGAGCATTGGTAGTTGTTGGTCTTTTTGCAGCTATTTTCATTGATAATATTATAAAGAAAATAATTGGTATTAGTTTTATTGAAGAAGGTGCAAATTTATTTATTATAGCTATAGGATACAAACCAGGAGGAGTAGTTCCAATTTTAATGCCTGGAATGAGTCCATCTTGGTATGCTGCAAACTCTGCCTATCCTTTGCCTTTTGGATTGGTACTTACAAGCATTGTAATCGGTGCAAGTACGCTGGCAGTAATGTTGGCTATTGTAATGGTTATTTACAAAAAATACGGAACTTTAAGTACAAAAGTACTTTTGGCAGACACATCTAAACAGGAGGAATATGATGAGTAA
- the ehbF gene encoding energy conserving hydrogenase EhbF: MSNYLIPLMVIVPMLCAILVNAFAKFNKSIKVLTFVVAICLPIIPLISNYGLHFFGGYTPMVDNVTGVIYHPAITYSFDMLQQIFIAAIGLITFLVAFIYLSKYKKASGQYLFLLFMGTASVTALMLTDDIFNMFVFFEILALVQVGIVIASPMDYSYEMALKYMILGSIGSPIMLLGIGFLLASTGNINISDIVVALHNGTLSFTSPVLLMSFALIFFGWLYASGLPPFHIIKSGMYSKAEPHGAALLQTFTVISMISIVLIMFRIFHELPIFELLLVLFSVLAMILGVSLALTQTDFRRMIGYLAVGELGFIGLGIGLGTQFAITAGLFQALNEIITTALLFIGFGLIAYVTKEEDTRKLGGLLAYHPKVGLMLLFGGLAMAGVPPFSGFQSKLMLVQASLSCGYPELSILAVVVSIATFVVFVKTFYGMFLRPKPKGLEVPDNEVPKSAVFAMVVLLALIIILGLFPGLVTTGISEFVGGIL; this comes from the coding sequence ATGAGTAATTATTTGATTCCTCTTATGGTAATAGTTCCTATGCTTTGTGCAATACTTGTAAATGCTTTTGCTAAATTCAATAAATCTATTAAAGTATTGACATTTGTAGTAGCTATCTGTTTACCGATTATTCCATTAATTTCCAATTACGGATTGCACTTCTTTGGAGGATATACTCCGATGGTAGATAATGTAACTGGAGTAATTTATCATCCGGCTATTACATATTCTTTTGACATGCTGCAACAAATATTTATAGCTGCAATAGGATTAATAACATTTTTAGTAGCTTTTATTTACTTGTCAAAATATAAAAAAGCATCTGGGCAGTATTTGTTCTTATTGTTTATGGGTACAGCATCTGTAACTGCATTAATGCTTACTGATGATATATTCAACATGTTTGTATTCTTTGAGATACTTGCATTAGTCCAAGTGGGTATTGTAATTGCATCTCCTATGGATTACAGTTATGAAATGGCTCTTAAATACATGATTTTAGGATCTATTGGAAGCCCAATAATGCTTTTAGGAATTGGATTTTTACTTGCAAGTACTGGTAATATTAATATATCTGATATAGTTGTAGCTCTTCACAATGGAACTTTAAGCTTCACATCTCCAGTATTATTGATGTCATTTGCTTTAATATTCTTCGGATGGTTATATGCTTCAGGTTTACCTCCGTTCCATATCATAAAATCAGGAATGTACAGTAAAGCAGAACCTCACGGAGCAGCTTTGCTTCAGACATTTACAGTTATCTCAATGATTTCTATTGTATTAATAATGTTTAGAATATTCCATGAATTGCCAATATTTGAATTGTTATTAGTATTGTTTTCAGTATTAGCTATGATTCTAGGTGTTTCACTGGCTTTAACTCAAACTGACTTCAGAAGAATGATTGGTTATTTGGCAGTTGGTGAACTTGGTTTTATCGGATTGGGTATTGGTCTTGGAACTCAGTTTGCAATTACTGCAGGTCTTTTCCAGGCACTTAATGAAATAATCACTACAGCATTATTATTTATAGGATTCGGACTTATTGCTTATGTAACTAAAGAGGAAGACACTCGTAAATTGGGAGGATTGCTTGCTTATCATCCAAAAGTTGGTTTAATGCTTTTATTTGGTGGTTTGGCAATGGCTGGAGTTCCTCCATTTAGCGGATTCCAAAGTAAATTAATGCTTGTTCAGGCTTCATTAAGTTGCGGATATCCAGAATTATCAATTCTTGCAGTTGTAGTAAGTATAGCTACATTTGTTGTATTTGTTAAAACGTTCTATGGAATGTTTTTAAGACCAAAGCCAAAAGGTTTGGAAGTTCCTGATAATGAGGTTCCTAAATCAGCAGTCTTTGCAATGGTTGTTTTATTAGCTTTAATTATTATATTAGGTCTTTTCCCAGGTCTTGTTACAACTGGGATTTCTGAGTTTGTAGGAGGTATTTTATGA
- a CDS encoding hydrogenase, with protein sequence MKLYDQIFNVVKDFRKFFSPGPVTNADVSGSITSEILLIVSLVLACLLLRHVHILLAGLVTLIILVVLIKNMPLIPKFKIEQDDSLDKMIFYAVMVLGIIVVFVYWGGNLV encoded by the coding sequence ATGAAACTTTATGATCAAATCTTCAATGTTGTAAAAGATTTTAGAAAATTCTTTTCTCCAGGTCCTGTAACTAATGCAGATGTTTCTGGAAGTATTACCTCTGAAATATTGTTGATTGTTTCATTAGTGTTGGCCTGTTTATTATTAAGACATGTTCATATATTGCTTGCAGGTCTTGTTACTCTAATTATCCTTGTTGTTTTAATAAAGAATATGCCGTTAATTCCTAAATTTAAAATTGAACAGGATGATTCTCTAGATAAAATGATATTTTATGCAGTGATGGTGCTTGGAATAATTGTTGTATTTGTTTACTGGGGTGGTAACCTTGTCTAG
- a CDS encoding energy-converting hydrogenase B, subunit H — protein sequence MSSSIRTLVASVVTVLFSISLFDALFNLNKVIVPGVSNIYNALGTSISPNLITVVIFDFRGYDTLGESIILLTAGLVVLLVFGRGRLGGKEE from the coding sequence TTGTCTAGTAGTATTAGAACATTAGTTGCATCAGTAGTAACAGTGTTATTTTCCATATCTTTATTTGATGCATTATTTAACTTAAATAAAGTCATTGTTCCTGGTGTAAGTAATATTTACAATGCTTTAGGTACCAGCATATCTCCAAACTTGATTACTGTTGTAATTTTTGATTTTAGAGGTTATGATACCTTAGGTGAGTCTATTATATTATTAACTGCAGGTTTAGTTGTTTTACTTGTATTTGGTAGAGGAAGATTAGGAGGTAAAGAAGAATGA
- a CDS encoding MnhB domain-containing protein, whose protein sequence is MSQNSVILKLIALPIAIFVSCMGIMTILGGHITPGGGFQGGAMITAGVIMCLLVYGLDKSPINFSHDFVDIVESFGVLVYIGLGLVGLFFAGAFLYNVGTDLSGVVPEFVRTIFHYPDITNAGIVPYLNIVVGLKVFVGLSAIVIAFMGFKKFEEEN, encoded by the coding sequence ATGAGCCAAAATAGTGTGATTTTAAAGTTGATAGCTTTACCTATTGCAATTTTTGTATCATGTATGGGAATAATGACTATTTTAGGAGGACATATAACTCCTGGTGGGGGTTTTCAAGGTGGAGCCATGATTACTGCAGGTGTTATTATGTGTCTTTTAGTGTATGGATTGGATAAATCTCCAATAAATTTTTCTCATGATTTTGTAGATATTGTAGAAAGTTTCGGAGTCTTGGTTTATATTGGACTTGGTCTTGTAGGTTTATTCTTTGCAGGTGCTTTCCTATACAATGTAGGAACAGATCTTTCAGGAGTGGTTCCGGAGTTTGTAAGAACAATTTTCCATTATCCTGATATAACAAATGCAGGAATAGTCCCATATTTAAATATAGTAGTTGGGTTAAAAGTGTTTGTTGGTTTAAGTGCAATTGTTATAGCTTTTATGGGATTTAAGAAATTTGAAGAGGAAAACTGA
- a CDS encoding 4Fe-4S binding protein translates to MFVSTNTCDGKGECIKQCPTKAIRLINGKALSCLTCGLCYKNCPSNAIFINSYGGYVVDRAKCSGCGMCMYNCPINNIKIEEGVVYGICSRCGVCEEACPTHSRIDSFKLTEEKQLEFIKSLSNALPTYKGVPHKPSETTEVSRSYFTTDYNNCIYCGRCEKYCPTGTIQVTLDRDEGICSDCGLCSDVCPNGAMNKSHVVNKSTCTLCLNCLKACPHNAISIEKFKINVNHINQKPEGSIVSCINCGLCAELSENDSLRYEDSKLRYDPTEDVGENISKAHKIAIDSCPAATLKEDDEMLLVNEITGEEQNTLSGFCVSCGNCVKVCENDARLFKVATWDGSITDDCISCGICCEVCPEEAITLHRGTISVDLDKCILCENCSVHCPVDAIPRTTMHKKEIIDGFCFIEQQLCMHCGLCYDICPYDAINKNDGKFEVDEDKCKYCGACKNACPANAFMFERNFKDSIEEI, encoded by the coding sequence ATGTTTGTATCGACTAATACATGTGATGGAAAAGGGGAATGTATTAAACAATGCCCCACAAAAGCTATTCGTTTAATTAATGGAAAAGCTTTAAGTTGCCTTACCTGTGGATTATGTTATAAGAACTGTCCAAGTAATGCAATATTCATTAATAGCTATGGAGGTTATGTTGTAGACAGAGCTAAATGCAGTGGCTGTGGAATGTGCATGTATAACTGCCCTATAAATAATATTAAAATTGAAGAGGGGGTTGTTTATGGTATTTGTTCACGTTGTGGAGTTTGTGAAGAAGCTTGCCCGACACATTCCAGAATTGATAGCTTCAAATTAACTGAAGAAAAACAGCTGGAATTTATAAAATCTTTAAGCAATGCATTACCTACATATAAGGGAGTACCTCATAAGCCTAGTGAAACGACAGAGGTAAGCAGAAGCTATTTTACAACAGATTATAATAATTGTATTTATTGTGGAAGATGTGAAAAGTACTGTCCGACCGGTACGATTCAGGTAACTTTAGATAGGGATGAAGGAATTTGCAGTGACTGCGGACTTTGTAGTGATGTTTGTCCTAATGGGGCAATGAATAAAAGTCATGTTGTTAATAAAAGCACTTGTACACTTTGTTTAAACTGTTTGAAAGCATGCCCTCATAATGCAATATCTATTGAGAAGTTTAAAATAAATGTAAATCATATTAATCAAAAACCGGAAGGTTCTATTGTCTCTTGTATTAATTGCGGATTATGTGCGGAATTATCTGAAAATGACTCTTTAAGATATGAGGATTCAAAATTAAGATATGATCCAACAGAAGATGTTGGAGAAAATATTTCAAAAGCACATAAAATAGCTATTGATTCATGTCCGGCAGCTACATTAAAAGAAGATGATGAAATGCTTCTTGTTAATGAAATAACTGGGGAAGAACAAAACACACTTTCAGGATTTTGTGTATCCTGTGGAAACTGTGTTAAAGTCTGTGAAAATGATGCAAGATTGTTTAAAGTAGCTACATGGGATGGATCAATAACTGATGATTGTATTTCCTGCGGAATATGTTGTGAAGTATGTCCTGAGGAAGCTATTACTTTACATAGAGGAACAATTTCCGTTGATTTAGATAAGTGTATTTTATGTGAAAATTGTAGTGTTCATTGTCCGGTTGATGCAATTCCAAGAACTACGATGCATAAAAAAGAAATCATTGACGGATTCTGTTTCATTGAACAGCAGTTATGTATGCACTGCGGTTTATGTTATGATATTTGTCCATATGATGCAATTAATAAAAATGACGGCAAATTTGAAGTAGATGAAGATAAATGTAAATATTGTGGAGCATGTAAAAATGCCTGTCCTGCAAATGCATTTATGTTTGAGAGAAATTTTAAAGATTCTATAGAGGAGATCTAA
- a CDS encoding 4Fe-4S binding protein, with translation MRNMLKIALEGAFTNFKRIFFAADRVTDMEMRKQISTLSVKPEKKVDEDACIGCGGCANVCPTNAIEMKKLASPVKLTDSWTKTEVPELNSLKCVVCYYCHDFCPVFLLYGEKGTIHPNTVGNQEVDVSELINQPVKISDDKLKVISQYLSDKTILKNRED, from the coding sequence ATGAGAAACATGCTTAAAATAGCACTGGAAGGAGCATTTACTAACTTTAAAAGAATATTTTTCGCAGCAGATAGAGTTACTGACATGGAAATGCGAAAACAGATAAGTACACTTTCTGTCAAACCAGAAAAAAAAGTAGATGAAGATGCCTGTATTGGCTGTGGAGGCTGTGCCAATGTTTGTCCGACTAATGCTATTGAAATGAAGAAATTAGCATCTCCAGTAAAATTAACTGACAGCTGGACAAAAACAGAAGTTCCTGAGTTAAATTCACTAAAATGTGTTGTATGTTATTATTGTCATGATTTCTGTCCAGTATTTTTATTATACGGTGAAAAAGGAACTATTCATCCGAATACTGTTGGAAATCAGGAAGTAGATGTTTCAGAACTTATTAATCAGCCAGTTAAAATATCTGATGATAAATTAAAAGTTATTTCACAATATCTTTCAGATAAAACAATATTAAAAAATAGAGAGGACTAA
- a CDS encoding NADH-quinone oxidoreductase subunit B family protein, which translates to MGIKSFSRARAIHLMLVYTGGCNGCDIEIVNSVLSPRFDAEQYKVFLTWNPREADVLVVTGPVTKLNRKPLEEIYKAIPEPKLVVAAGSCALMGGVYKNIHGDIPSEEIDGPVENIIPVDAKVPGCAVRPQDVLSGVVSILPKLLDAD; encoded by the coding sequence ATGGGAATTAAATCATTTTCAAGAGCAAGAGCAATACATCTGATGTTAGTTTATACTGGCGGATGTAATGGGTGCGATATTGAGATTGTTAACTCTGTATTATCACCTAGATTTGATGCTGAACAATATAAGGTTTTCCTAACATGGAATCCTCGTGAAGCTGATGTTTTAGTGGTTACTGGTCCTGTAACCAAATTAAACAGAAAACCATTAGAGGAAATTTATAAAGCTATACCTGAACCTAAACTGGTAGTAGCTGCAGGAAGCTGTGCTTTAATGGGTGGAGTTTATAAGAATATTCATGGAGATATTCCTTCTGAAGAAATTGATGGACCTGTTGAAAACATAATACCTGTAGATGCAAAAGTTCCGGGATGTGCTGTAAGGCCTCAGGATGTTTTGTCTGGTGTTGTATCAATTTTACCAAAATTATTAGATGCAGATTAA
- a CDS encoding nickel-dependent hydrogenase large subunit, giving the protein MDEKIPNSKIIETEIPMGTVHPAALEPYRVRLFVEDEIVQEAEITIGVNHRGVERIMEGLPVEKANALTEKICGICSNAHVWNSVRTAELGLDIEIPERASYIRIIVGELERLHSHFLYLAHGCEVLSHETFSMRVFYLREIVMELLNMIGGNRVQYGCSVIGGVRPRCELDSKRIERLNNDMDALEEGLTDFVNRFTADSILMSRITGIGVLPQKQAIKLDVTGPSLRATGVLQDLRTTMKEYDPFDFNIITQEDGDVKSNLMMRALESLESIKIIRQAVKNLPEGQVVTHDWEMKDTDIIESRIEVPRGTLYHSYALESGRVRHSIIRTPSMANIGAMQYACIGDQITDAQLCIVQCDPCFTCTDRAIEVIRR; this is encoded by the coding sequence ATGGATGAAAAAATACCAAATAGTAAAATTATAGAAACAGAAATTCCTATGGGTACAGTTCACCCAGCTGCATTAGAGCCATATAGAGTAAGGCTTTTTGTAGAGGATGAAATTGTACAGGAAGCTGAAATAACTATTGGCGTTAACCATAGGGGTGTAGAAAGAATTATGGAAGGGCTCCCTGTTGAAAAAGCCAATGCATTAACTGAAAAAATATGTGGAATTTGTTCTAATGCTCATGTTTGGAATTCTGTAAGAACTGCAGAATTGGGTTTGGATATTGAAATTCCGGAAAGGGCAAGTTATATTAGGATAATTGTTGGAGAATTGGAAAGGTTACATAGTCATTTTCTCTATTTAGCTCATGGTTGTGAAGTTTTATCTCATGAAACTTTTTCAATGAGGGTTTTCTACCTTAGAGAAATAGTAATGGAACTTCTAAATATGATTGGAGGTAATAGAGTTCAGTATGGATGTTCTGTTATTGGTGGTGTTAGGCCAAGATGTGAATTGGATTCTAAAAGAATTGAAAGATTAAATAATGATATGGATGCACTGGAAGAAGGCTTAACAGACTTTGTAAACAGATTCACTGCAGATTCAATATTAATGTCAAGGATTACCGGAATAGGTGTGCTTCCTCAAAAACAAGCTATTAAATTAGATGTTACCGGTCCATCTTTAAGAGCTACTGGGGTATTGCAGGATTTAAGAACAACTATGAAAGAATATGATCCATTTGATTTTAACATTATAACTCAGGAAGATGGTGATGTTAAATCTAATTTGATGATGAGGGCATTGGAATCATTGGAATCCATTAAAATCATTCGTCAGGCGGTTAAAAACTTACCAGAAGGTCAGGTTGTAACTCATGACTGGGAAATGAAAGATACTGATATTATTGAAAGCCGTATTGAAGTTCCAAGAGGAACACTGTATCATTCATATGCTTTAGAAAGTGGAAGAGTCAGGCATTCTATTATCAGAACACCTTCTATGGCAAATATTGGTGCAATGCAGTATGCCTGTATTGGTGACCAAATAACTGATGCACAATTATGTATTGTACAATGTGATCCATGTTTTACTTGTACTGATAGAGCAATTGAGGTAATTAGGAGATAA
- a CDS encoding respiratory chain complex I subunit 1 family protein, giving the protein MMQNIIIFSILAVVVTVVVCFIVSTFLPGIERKYVHARIQQRIGPPVTSPGIMAPIKFAFKENVDAVSPLPKLYKALPIICFIAVLCILIALTPQAFHIPALASLIAIVGLLKVEEICYVLMGALSKSVMSVRMPFPDLAKGAAHTNTTRSFMEDISARRSLRMITYGSFPLYLALFAPITYCGSIFLQDIVQYQQANGPFLFTVSGAIAAIVFFIGYMILLNEYPFSIIKAKSDVIEGPYMEYAAKYRSVVFITRGFLMFVLGALFSVLFIGIPPNVFSWGILVNIVVVLIFVFMMGIFSAFTPVFTNRQLLPTIVGTSLLGVLAIVIGVL; this is encoded by the coding sequence ATGATGCAAAATATTATTATCTTTTCTATTTTGGCAGTAGTTGTTACAGTAGTTGTTTGTTTTATTGTAAGTACATTTTTGCCAGGTATTGAGCGAAAATATGTTCATGCTAGAATTCAGCAAAGAATAGGACCTCCAGTAACTTCTCCCGGAATAATGGCTCCCATTAAATTTGCATTTAAGGAAAATGTTGATGCAGTCTCACCGCTTCCAAAATTGTATAAAGCATTGCCAATCATATGTTTTATTGCTGTATTATGTATATTGATTGCTTTAACTCCTCAGGCATTCCATATTCCTGCATTAGCTAGTTTAATAGCTATTGTTGGATTGTTAAAAGTTGAAGAAATATGTTATGTGTTGATGGGTGCATTATCCAAATCTGTAATGTCTGTCAGGATGCCGTTTCCGGATTTGGCTAAAGGAGCAGCACATACAAATACTACAAGGTCTTTCATGGAAGATATAAGTGCAAGAAGATCCTTAAGAATGATTACTTATGGTTCATTCCCATTATATTTAGCATTATTTGCACCTATAACATACTGCGGAAGTATTTTCCTTCAGGATATAGTTCAATATCAGCAGGCTAACGGCCCATTTTTATTTACTGTATCCGGTGCTATTGCAGCAATCGTATTTTTCATAGGATACATGATACTGTTAAATGAATATCCATTTTCAATTATTAAAGCGAAATCTGATGTAATTGAAGGTCCATATATGGAATATGCAGCTAAGTACAGGTCTGTTGTATTTATCACCAGAGGCTTTCTAATGTTTGTACTTGGCGCTCTATTTTCAGTACTGTTTATTGGAATACCTCCAAATGTATTTTCATGGGGAATTTTAGTTAATATTGTTGTAGTTTTAATATTTGTATTTATGATGGGTATTTTTTCAGCATTCACTCCAGTATTTACAAACAGACAATTATTGCCAACTATTGTTGGAACATCTTTACTTGGAGTATTAGCTATTGTAATTGGAGTATTATGA
- a CDS encoding energy-converting hydrogenase B subunit P translates to MKFVMQPKHMVSLGGYIVETQFPYRNLIVINKTSEPIKIEIPVFDESWIEEHRELGLEVIPVSKEDNYLKMWKRAHAELDKIRN, encoded by the coding sequence TTGAAATTTGTAATGCAGCCAAAACACATGGTAAGTCTTGGTGGATATATTGTAGAAACACAGTTTCCTTATAGGAATCTTATAGTTATAAATAAAACCTCTGAACCTATTAAAATTGAAATTCCAGTTTTTGATGAAAGCTGGATTGAAGAACACAGAGAGTTAGGACTGGAAGTAATTCCTGTATCAAAAGAAGATAATTATTTAAAAATGTGGAAAAGGGCACATGCAGAATTAGATAAAATAAGGAATTAA